One Thioclava sp. ES.031 genomic window, GCGCTCGTCGATGCTGGAGACGCTGAGCTCGAACCACATCCGCACGGCCCGCGCCAAGGGCCTGCCGAAGCGCAAGATCATCATGCGCCACGCGCTCAAACCCGCGCTGCTGCCGGTGATCTCCTATCTCGGTCCGGCGTTTGTCTCGATGATCACCGGCTCGGTGATCGTGGACGTGTATTTCACCACCGGTGGGATCGGCAAAAGCTTCGTGGATAGCGCGCTCAACCGCGACTACGCGGTGATGATGGGGATCACGATCCTGCTGGGCACGCTGACCATCCTGTTCAACCTTGTCGTCGATATCGTCTACGGATGGATCGACCCGAAAATCCGGTACTGACATGGTCATAGATGAATCCAAAATGACCTCGCTCGCCGAGGCAACGAGCCGCGAAGACGTGGCGGGCCGCTCGCTCTGGGCGGATGCGCGCCGGCGGTTCTTCAACAACAAGGCGGCGATCTTCGGGCTGGGGCTGCTGGCCTTCGTCGTGGCCTTTGCGCTGTTCGGCAACCTGCTGGCAGCGTGGAACAATTCCGACATCGATTACAACGTGATGGGCGATGCGACGGCCTCCGCGCCGTCCTTCGCCAACGGCCACTATTTCGGCGCCGACGATCTGGGCCGCGACCTGTTCGCGCGCACCGTGCAGGGCACGCAGATCTCGCTGCTGGTGGGCGTGATCGGCACGCTGATCGCGGTCTCCGTGGGCACGGTCTACGGTGCAATCTCGGGCTATTTCGGAGGCCGCGTCGACGGCTTCATGATGCGCCTCGTCGATATCCTTCTGGCGATCCCCTACATGTTCGTGCTGATCCTGCTGCTGGTCATGTATGGCCGCTCGATCGGGATGCTGTTCGTGGGCGTCGGGTTGATATCCTGGCTGGAGATGGCGCGGATCGTGCGGGGGCAGACACTGACCCTGAAGAACCGCGACTATGTCGAGGCCGCGCGCGCCATCGGTGTGCCTGCGCCGACGATCATCCGCCGTCACATCCTGCCCAACCTCGTGGGCGTGGTGGTGGTCTTCGCGACGCTTCTGGTGCCGCTGATGATCCTGACGGAGAGCTTCATCTCCTTCCTCGGGCTCGGCGTGCAAGAACCGCAGACCTCGCTGGGGGCGCTGATCTCGGAAGGGGCGGGGACGATGAGCTACGGCACGCTGTGGCAGCTGGCCTTCCCGCTGTTCTTCTTCGTCACCACCCTGTTCGGTTTCTATTTCGTAGGGGACGGGCTGCGTGATGCGCTCGACCCGAAGGAGCGCTGATATGCCATTGTTGGAAGTCAACGACCTCAACGTCCGGTTCGCAACGCAGGAGGGCGAGGTCCACGCCGTCAACGGCGTCAGCTTCGCATTGGAACGCGGCGAGGCGCTCGGCATCGTCGGCGAGTCCGGTTCGGGCAAATCGCAGCTCAGCTTTTCGATCCTCGGGCTGCTGGCCGCGAATGGGAAAGCCTCGGGCTCGGTGAAATTCGAGGGGCGGGAGATTTTGAACCTGCCCGAACCCGAGCTGAACAAGCTGCGCGCCGACCGGATCTCGATGGTCTTTCAGGACCCGATGACCGCGCTCAACCCCTATATGCGGATCTCGGACCAGATGGCCGAAGTGCTGATGCTGCATAAGGGGCTGAGCAAGCGCGCCGCCGTGGCCGAAGCTGCGCAAATGCTCGAACTGGTGAAGATCCCGGACGCGAAGAACCGCGTGCGCCTCTTCCCGCATGAATTCTCGGGCGGGATGCGCCAGCGCGTGATGATCGCGATGGCGCTTCTGTGCAAACCCGACGTGCTGATCGCGGACGAGCCGACGACCGCGCTCGACGTGACCGTGCAGGCGCAGATCATGGACCTGCTGGGCGAGCTGCGCCGCGAGCTGGGCATGGCCACGGTGCTGATTACCCACGACCTTGGCGTGGTCGCGGGCTTCTGCGAGCGCGCGATCGTCATGTATGGCGGTCAGGTGATGGAGCAGTCGCCCGTCGATCCCTTGTTCGCAAACCCGACCCATCCCTACACCAAGGGCTTGCTGGCCGCGCTGCCGCGTCTGGATGCGGATCGCGCGATGACCCCGATCCGGGGCAACCCGCCGAACATGACCGGCGCGCCGAAGGGCTGCCCGTTCTGTCCGCGCTGCGATTTCGTCGAAGCGGCCTGCGCCGACGTGATGCCGCCGCTGGCGGAGTTTGCGCCGGGCCGCGCCCGCGCCTGTCACCGTTCCATTGAAACGATCGAGGAGGCCGCCGCATGACGACCCCGCTGATCGAGGCCCGCGACGTTCGGGTCACCTTCGACATCCGCCGCGCCTCGGACCTGCCTTGGACCGAGCCGCCGAAACTGCGCGCGGTCAATGGCGTGAGTTTCAAGCTGGAGCAGGGCAAGACGCTCGGCATCGTGGGCGAGTCCGGCTGTGGCAAGTCCACGCTGGCCCGCGCACTGATCCAGATGCTGCCCGCCGAGGGCGAGATCATCTGGCAGGGCAAGACCGATCTGCTGCCGCTCTCGCCGCGCCAGATGCTGAAATACCGCTCCGACATCCAGATGATCTTTCAGGATCCGCTGGCCTCGCTCGACCCGCGCATGACGGTGGGCGAGATCATCGCCGAGCCGCTGCGCACCCATCGCCCGAAGATGGGCCGCAAGGAGCGCAAGGCGAAGGTCCGCGAGGTGATGGAGAAGGTGGGCCTGTTGCCGAACCAGATCAACCGCTACCCGCACGAGTTCTCGGGCGGTCAGTGTCAGCGTATCGGCATCGCCCGCGCGCTGGTGGTGGAGCCGAAGCTCCTGATCTGCGACGAGCCGGTCTCCGCGCTCGATGTCTCGATCCAGGCGCAGGTGATCGCGCTTCTCGAAGACCTGCGCCGCGATCTGGGGCTGACGATCATCTTCATCGCCCATGACCTCAGCGTCGTGCGCCATGTCTGCGACGAGGTGATGGTGCTCTATCTGGGCCAGATGATGGAGGCGGGCGCGACCGAGAAGCTCTTCGCCGAACCGCAGCACCCCTATACGCAGGCGCTGCTCTCGGCGGTGCCGATCCCCGATCCGGAGATCGAGCGCAACAAGGTGCTGATCGCGCTGGAAGGCGATCTGCCGAGCCCGCTCAACCCGCCATCGGGCTGCCCGCTGCGCACTCGCTGCCCGCGCGCAAGCGAGATCTGCGCCACGACCCCGCCCACCGAAGAGGTCGCCGGACGGCAGGTCTTCTGCCACCATCCCGGCCCTGCCGCGGAAGTGCAGGCGGTGCTCTCGGAGAGCTGAATTCTTGTGCGGCGGGCGGGGGTTCCTCGCCCGCTCACACCAATTTGTGCGAGCTTACGTCGGGATATTTATCCGGACGGTCAAAGCACTGTTACGATCCTCGGATAGAGCGCTCCGGCAAGGAGCCAATTGTCTCGGAGGATCCCCCTTATGTCGCTTATTTCGCGTCGCCATTTCCTGATTACCACCACCGCTGCGGGCGGGCTCGTGATGGTCCATCCCTTCACTGCGCGCGCCGCCGAAGGGCAGGCCCACCTGCGCCTTCTGTGCACCACCGATGTTCACTGCCACATCCGGCCCTATGACTATTACGCCGACAAGCCCGTCGACACTGTCGGCCTGTCGCGCACCGCGACGCTCATCCAGGGGGTGCGCGCGGAGGCCGCCAACACGATGATGTTCGACAATGGCGACTACATGCAGGGCAACCCGATGGCCGATTACATCGCCTATTCCAAGGGGATGAAAGAGGGCGACACCCACCCGGTCATCGCGGGGATGAACCTGCTGGGCTACGATTGCGGCACGCTGGGCAATCACGAATTCAACTACGGGATGGATTTCCTCAAGAAGGTGAACGACCGCGCGAATTTCCCGATGGTCTGCGCGAACTTCGCCCATAAGCTCGGGGCGTCTCCGCGTGAGGATGATCTCTACCTGCCGCCCTACCTGATCCTCGATCGCGACCTGACCGACGGGGCGGGGAACAAGATGCCGATCCGCATCGGCGTGATCGGCTTCGTGCCGCCGCAGATCATGCAATGGGACCGCGCGCATCTCGAAGGCAACTACCAGACCCGCGACATCGTGGAGGCCGCGAAAGCCTGGGTGCCGCAGATCAAGGAAGAGGGCGCCGATCTCATCGTGGCGCTCGCCCATACGGGCATCGACAACGGCCCGCACAGCGACGGGATGGAGAACGCGGCCTTCTACCTCGCGGGCGTGGACGGTATCGACGCGGTGATCACCGGGCACCAGCACCTGAACTTCCCCGGCAAGGATTTCTCCGGCCCCGGCATCGACAACGACAAGGGCACGCTGCAGGGCAAACCGGCGGTGCAGGCGGGCTTCTGGGGCAACCATATGGGCCTGATCGACCTGATGCTGAGCCGCGACGGCGGCAAGTGGAAGATCGACACCCATACCTCGGAAATTCGTCCGATCTTCGCGCGTGGCGAGGACCGCTCGATCACGCCGCTGACCACCGATTACAAGCCGATCCTCGCCGCCACCGATCAGGTGCACGAAGAGACGCTGAAATATGTCCGCGCGAAGGTCGGCGAGACCGAGGCGCCGCTTTACTCCTACTTCGCGCTGGTGGCTGACGATCCGTCGGTGCAGATCGTCTCGAATGCGCAGCTTTGGTATGTGAAGAAGCTGCTGGAGGGCACGCCCGAAGGCAAGCTGCCGCTCCTCTCGGCGGCGGCGCCGTTCAAGGCGGGCGGGCGCGGCGGCCCGGATTACTTCACCGACGTTCCGAAAGGCCCGGTGGCAATCAAGAACGTCTCCGACCTCTACCTCTATCCGAACACCTTGCAGGCGGTGAAAGTGACCGGCGCGCAGGTGAAGGACTGGCTGGAGCGCTCCGCGGGCATGTTCAACCAGATCGAGCCGGGCGCGAAGGATGCCACGCTGCTGAACCCCGATTTCCCGTCCTACAATTTCGACGTGATCGACGGGGTGACCTATCAGATCGACATCACCCAGCCCGCCAAGTTCGACAAGGACGGCGCGGTGGTGAACGCCGATACGAACCGCATCGTCGATCTGAAATATGACGGCAAGCCGATCGACCCGAAGGCCGAGTTCGTGATCGCCACGAACAACTACCGCGCGTCGGGTGGCGGCAGCTTCCCCGGCGCGGATGGCTCGACGGTGATCTACCGCGCGCCCGACACCAACCGCGACGTGATCGTGCGCTATATCCACGACAAGGGCACGATCAACCCGAAGGCGGATGCCAACTGGTCCTTCGCGCCGGCGGATGGTGCGACCGTGCTGTTCGAGACCGGGCCCAAGGCGCAGGACTATCTCGAAGACGTCAAATCGCGCGGTCTGGATGTCGAACCGGCGGGCGATGGCGAGGGGGGCTTCGCGCTCTATCGCATCACGCTGTGAACTGCTTCGGACAGGGATCGAGAGGGGCGCCACCGGCGCCCCTTTTTTCATGCGCTGCGGTCGCGAGGCCGTCTGCGGCCTGCATCTCGCGAA contains:
- a CDS encoding ABC transporter permease, giving the protein MTSLAEATSREDVAGRSLWADARRRFFNNKAAIFGLGLLAFVVAFALFGNLLAAWNNSDIDYNVMGDATASAPSFANGHYFGADDLGRDLFARTVQGTQISLLVGVIGTLIAVSVGTVYGAISGYFGGRVDGFMMRLVDILLAIPYMFVLILLLVMYGRSIGMLFVGVGLISWLEMARIVRGQTLTLKNRDYVEAARAIGVPAPTIIRRHILPNLVGVVVVFATLLVPLMILTESFISFLGLGVQEPQTSLGALISEGAGTMSYGTLWQLAFPLFFFVTTLFGFYFVGDGLRDALDPKER
- a CDS encoding oligopeptide/dipeptide ABC transporter ATP-binding protein; this encodes MPLLEVNDLNVRFATQEGEVHAVNGVSFALERGEALGIVGESGSGKSQLSFSILGLLAANGKASGSVKFEGREILNLPEPELNKLRADRISMVFQDPMTALNPYMRISDQMAEVLMLHKGLSKRAAVAEAAQMLELVKIPDAKNRVRLFPHEFSGGMRQRVMIAMALLCKPDVLIADEPTTALDVTVQAQIMDLLGELRRELGMATVLITHDLGVVAGFCERAIVMYGGQVMEQSPVDPLFANPTHPYTKGLLAALPRLDADRAMTPIRGNPPNMTGAPKGCPFCPRCDFVEAACADVMPPLAEFAPGRARACHRSIETIEEAAA
- a CDS encoding bifunctional 2',3'-cyclic-nucleotide 2'-phosphodiesterase/3'-nucleotidase, whose product is MSLISRRHFLITTTAAGGLVMVHPFTARAAEGQAHLRLLCTTDVHCHIRPYDYYADKPVDTVGLSRTATLIQGVRAEAANTMMFDNGDYMQGNPMADYIAYSKGMKEGDTHPVIAGMNLLGYDCGTLGNHEFNYGMDFLKKVNDRANFPMVCANFAHKLGASPREDDLYLPPYLILDRDLTDGAGNKMPIRIGVIGFVPPQIMQWDRAHLEGNYQTRDIVEAAKAWVPQIKEEGADLIVALAHTGIDNGPHSDGMENAAFYLAGVDGIDAVITGHQHLNFPGKDFSGPGIDNDKGTLQGKPAVQAGFWGNHMGLIDLMLSRDGGKWKIDTHTSEIRPIFARGEDRSITPLTTDYKPILAATDQVHEETLKYVRAKVGETEAPLYSYFALVADDPSVQIVSNAQLWYVKKLLEGTPEGKLPLLSAAAPFKAGGRGGPDYFTDVPKGPVAIKNVSDLYLYPNTLQAVKVTGAQVKDWLERSAGMFNQIEPGAKDATLLNPDFPSYNFDVIDGVTYQIDITQPAKFDKDGAVVNADTNRIVDLKYDGKPIDPKAEFVIATNNYRASGGGSFPGADGSTVIYRAPDTNRDVIVRYIHDKGTINPKADANWSFAPADGATVLFETGPKAQDYLEDVKSRGLDVEPAGDGEGGFALYRITL
- a CDS encoding ABC transporter ATP-binding protein, whose translation is MTTPLIEARDVRVTFDIRRASDLPWTEPPKLRAVNGVSFKLEQGKTLGIVGESGCGKSTLARALIQMLPAEGEIIWQGKTDLLPLSPRQMLKYRSDIQMIFQDPLASLDPRMTVGEIIAEPLRTHRPKMGRKERKAKVREVMEKVGLLPNQINRYPHEFSGGQCQRIGIARALVVEPKLLICDEPVSALDVSIQAQVIALLEDLRRDLGLTIIFIAHDLSVVRHVCDEVMVLYLGQMMEAGATEKLFAEPQHPYTQALLSAVPIPDPEIERNKVLIALEGDLPSPLNPPSGCPLRTRCPRASEICATTPPTEEVAGRQVFCHHPGPAAEVQAVLSES